The following is a genomic window from Homalodisca vitripennis isolate AUS2020 chromosome 5, UT_GWSS_2.1, whole genome shotgun sequence.
ttctggaatctggagtcctcgtcggtctgaaaagatccaaacaAAGAAGTCGGCGACGAAAGAAGtattgcatcgtttcgacatcagagacacctagactacaaaagaggTAAGCCTGTTTTATCCAGCAGCCATCCAGTGTTCTAGATGAAAAGGCGCTCCCATTGTgaggactccagattccaggagtcaagtctgtgactgcgtcagatttcagatgctaaaTTAAGCGAGAGGTGAAATGAACTactatttctttaatataataaataaaatttctccattctaatattgtttatatttgtgttGTTGTGGAAAATATACACATCCTCGCATCTTTCTTTTCGATCCGAAACAGGGAATGGTTTTATTCCCGTACATTGGACTCTCTAGTTACATTGTTATGTACAAATTGATTGTAAATGTTCTAACGTACGAATTGTGCCTAGCATTGAATTTTAGAACCTTTGCTTGCACTACCAAcaaacattgtgtatacattttgttcgaaatttaaaaaatggcaaTACCCGTAACAATCTATTATCAGTCAGTTACCTGAGTGTTACCTGAAGTTGTCGGCGGGGTAGATGGTATGGGTGGTGTTTGCAACACAGTTGTGTGACATAATGGCGGTCTGGGGGTACAGTCCTCGCACGAAAAAGCCATTTTCCGTTCGCACCTCGAAAGCATTCACTTCTAGTACCCCGATCACGAAGTGGATAATATCTTCGCTGAACCTGTCAGGGAAAAGCAAGTTATATTTGTCTTAGATTATTTTACAACCGAATAATACTAAGTGAGAAAGGTTTATTTCAAACTGAGAAACTACATACCTACTTATAGAAAGGTAGATGGAGCGTTCACTACATCAAAATTTATCTTCGGTCATTGCGTCATAAACTACGAGTAAGTGTTCCACTCTTGATTCGGAACAGAACTGACAAACATCGGGTGATGTAGACACATAGTTAAGGCGACAACATGTCTCTCCGCGGGCATCCTTCCATCAAACACGTTTTTAGCTGCGTCATTGGCAATACATCAAGACCATGCATCAAGATCAAGATGAGTCATTATTGATTCAAAACATTAAGGTGTTTTAGTTTAGCACGAATTAGTGGGATTTACTGATGTAGGTTTGGTTTGGTTTCATATTagatatgaaataaaagtaaataattaatgcCAAACCATGGCtcaaattatctttaatttttgtttactataGGTAGGTACGCATTTTTCATTATTCCCATCAAATTTAATGTCTTTTAAACTATCTATATATCTTGTTCaattttttcattgaattttattcgaaggtaaaatttattgttttatacctGTAGGCTATGAATTTTAAGGGAAAATGCGACTTTATAACTGAAACTGTCAGGAAAGCTGACTATGAAAGgtaacattcaaaaacaaaattgttaaagcTGTTTggatatctttgaaaaattatatgatataccaaatttgaaaaaatttgatCATTTTTGATCATTTTTGATCATTTTTGATCACTATAGAAATGTCATGGATGGATAGGTGGGCAGACACATGGACAGTGAGTGGAGAGGCTTTACGAGTGACTCCAACCAATCGCTACTCAAAACATGTCTAAACGgatgtttacaaaaacatttcaaactcgTTTTTCTATAACATTGCAATAGTACTTTCTTGTCTACTAtattaattggataaaaaaactaaatgaaacaCCATTGAGATTTCTTCAAACTGTACCTTTCAGCCAGTCTGCATTTTTTCCGCAGGAATTCGACAACGTTGATTTGCTCGGTCTTCCATTCCGACTGAGCCTTCCTCTCCTCCGTGTGAGCCTCCATCTCGTCGATCTCAGCCTGCCAGCGGTCCGGTGCCTTCTCCTTGTTGAGCAACATTCGCAGCGGAGTGATACACTCGTACTGGGGCGAGCCATTGGTGTCCTCCTCCTCGGCCTCTTGTTGGTAGCGCACTCCGGCCGCCGCGAACACCGCACACTCCGACCCCTTGTGTGGCTCCAGGGTAGCGCACTCCTCCCCGCAGACAGGCCAGCCGCATGCAGAGCAAAACCACCGAACCGTCTGTCGGGCAGTAGCAGCCCAGACAGACCGGTGGACTGCCGGACTTTGGCCCCACTACGAACGGGTACTCCATCAACACTTTCATCTCCCGCCTTCAAATCTCGGGAGGCTAAGACGAACCTGCAAAGTGACAAGCAAGCGTTACTTCAAACACGAATTATCTGTAGAAATAAACACAATTCGTCGTAATGATACTTCTTTACTGGACTTCTGAAAGAACGTAATGAACAATGCTTCAATACAATATCATCAGGATACAATGCACATAGTATTTATACATATGTcacattatttacacatccatATGTAAGTATTCCTCGTTACTTAGACAGTAAAAGCCATATAAAGCTAATCGGCATCCGCTGGGTCTGTGCTCCTTTCATATCATTGGGAAGGGTACTAAGCACCTGCTTGTAAGGGCATTGTCCTACGGGCCCCATTAATTCAATAAGATTTTCACTTTTATAGATTAGTTAGGGCTCAATATAAATCTTCTGCAGGGcttgaaaatgttacatttattccCTATAACCTGTCTTTGTCATAGATTTATACCATGTAAGCTTAAGTATTGTCACTATCGTTCGGTTTGACAATGGCTTGCAACATTTTTACGGTGTTTTCCTACGCTATCGCACGCGTCCCCTCTTTGGCTTCCGCAAATCTGGGTTTGATGCTTGATAGGTTGCAATGTTGTACAAGTGATACAGCAAACACTTGCTCCGATTTGGTCAAGAAGCGGATTGTCTAACTGGAAGTGCCCTTGcacgagagagagagaaaaacacatttttcacaaAGCCTACTTATAAGAGAAGTGGTGACCTAAGGCACACCACAACCCGACGGGTATGTCTCAGGTTGAGTCTGAATGTGGGTGTTAACATCATGGATGAATACGATTAATTCTGCTTCTCTTAGGGTTGCAGGTTGGGATTATTGTTCTACAACTTTCTCCCAACAAGATAACACACAGCAagataatgaaaaatatgaaatttggaTGACCAACGCCCAACTATTTGCGAGGGATTTAAAGCTGAAGTCATAGTGTACTCATCAAATGCTACATATAGC
Proteins encoded in this region:
- the LOC124363570 gene encoding SET domain-containing protein SmydA-8-like, translating into MIFDDKEYNIADFNIAFLRQNLDLVAYHDWGQSPAVHRSVWAATARQTVRWFCSACGWPVCGEECATLEPHKGSECAVFAAAGVRYQQEAEEEDTNGSPQYECITPLRMLLNKEKAPDRWQAEIDEMEAHTEERKAQSEWKTEQINVVEFLRKKCRLAERFSEDIIHFVIGVLEVNAFEVRTENGFFVRGLYPQTAIMSHNCVANTTHTIYPADNFR